The Glycine soja cultivar W05 chromosome 3, ASM419377v2, whole genome shotgun sequence genome window below encodes:
- the LOC114405846 gene encoding peptidyl-prolyl cis-trans isomerase CYP18-1, with protein sequence MSVTLHTNLGDIKCEIFCDEVPKSSENFLALCASGYYDGTIFHRNIKGFMIQGGDPTGTGKGGTSIWGKKFNDEIRESLKHNARGILAMANSGPNTNGSQFFLTFAKQPHLNGLYTVFGKVIHGFEVLDLMEKTQTGAGDRPLAEIRLNRVTIHANPLAG encoded by the exons atg TCGGTGACTCTGCACACAAACCTAGGCGACATCAAATGCGAAATCTTCTGCGACGAGGTCCCCAAATCCTCCGAG AATTTTTTAGCACTATGTGCAAGTGGTTACTACGATGGAACTATATTTCACCGCAACATTAAGGGTTTTATGATTCAAGGTGGAGACCCAACTGGAACTGGCAAAGGGGGAACTAGTATATGGGGCAAGAAATTTAACGATGAGATAAGAGAATCTCTGAAG CACAATGCAAGAGGAATATTGGCAATGGCCAATAGTGGTCCAAATACTAATGGAAGCCAATTTTTCTTAACTTTCGCAAAGCAACCCCATTTAAATGGGCTATACACTGTGTTTGGCAAAGTAATTCATGGATTTGAAGTGCTCGATCTCATGGAGAAG aCACAAACAGGGGCAGGGGACCGACCACTTGCGGAGATTAGGCTCAATCGTGTAACAATACATGCTAATCCACTTGCTGGTTAG